Sequence from the Acidimicrobiia bacterium genome:
ACCGGTGCGGTCGAGGTGCTGCTGGCCGTGCCACAGCCCGTACTCGGCGTGCCGGGCGTCGCGGTCGAACGGGGGCAGGTCCGCCTCGTCGACCGGGAACGCGCACGGGAGGCGGCCCGACGGGTTCACCCGGCCGAGCAGCACGTCGGCGAGCGCGTGCCCGCCCTCCATGCCCGGGTACCAGGCCACGACGATCGCGGGGATCTCGTCGCGCCATCGCTCGGTCACGACCGCGCTGCCGGTGACGAGCACCGCGATCGTGCGGGGCTGCGCGGCGGCGACGGCGCGCAGGACCTCCTCGTCGTGGTCGTGGAGGGTGAGGCGGAGGCGGTCGCCTCCTCGTCCGGCGCGCGCCGGGGACGTGATCGCGTCGCCGAGCGCGGCCGCGGCCGGGTCGTCGGGGGCGAGCGGCGGGAAGAGCGCCACCAGCTCCGGCGTCTCGGCCACGTCCGTGTACTCGCCCTCGTCGTCGGCGGTGTAGCCGACGACCACGACGGCGGCGTCGGCGGCGGCGGCGAGCCGCGCCGCGCGGGCCGGGTCGCGGCCGTCGTCCCCGACGACGGCGCCGCCGAGGGCGGCGCGCAGCCCGGCCAGCGGGGTGACGACGTCGGGTGGGCGCACCGCGCTCGAGCCGGCGTCGCCGATGCTCCCGACGTCGGCGAGCGGTCCGACCACGGCCAGCTGGCGCAGCCCCTCGGCGCGGAGGGGCAGGGTCGGGGTCCCGTCGACGGGCTCGTTGCGGAGCAGGACCATCGCCCGCCGCGCCACCTCGCGGGCGAGGGCGCGATGGGCGGGCCCGGCCACGAGGTCGCCGGCCGTCGGGACCTCGGTCGTCGCCGCGGCCCGCAGGAGCGTCCGCAGGATCCGCCGAGCGGCGTCGTCCACGCGCTCGGCCGGGACCCGGCCGGCCTCGACGAGGTCCCGGAGATGGGCGGCGAAGTGCATCCGGAACGGCATCTCGACGTCGACGCCCGCGTTCGCGGCCGGCTCGGCGTCGCGGATGCCGAAGATCCAGTCGGTGATGACGAAGCCGTCGAAGCCCCAGCGTCGCTTCAGGATCTCGGTGAGCAGCGGTCGGTTGTGTCCGCACCAGGCGCCGTTCACGGAGTTGTACGCGCTCATCACGCTGCCGGCGCCCTCGTCGACGCACCGACGGAACTGGCGCAGGTACACCTCGTGGAGGACTCGGGGCGAGGCGCGGACGTCGACCTGGAACCGGGCGTTCTCCATGTTGTTGAGCGCGAAGTGCTTCACGCAGGCGACGACGTGGCGCTGCACGCCCCGGACCGCGGCCGCCCCCATGGCGCCGACGTGGCCCGGGTCCTCGCCGTAGGTCTCCTGCGCCCGTCCCCACGCCGGGTGGTGGAGCAGGTTCACGCACACGCTGCCGATGAGGTTGGCGCCCTGCGCCCGCGCCTCGGCGCCGATGGCGGCGCCGACGCGCGCCTCGAGCTCGGGGTCCCAGGTGGCGCCGCGCGCCATCGCGACCGGGAAGCAGGTGGAGCGGCCGAGCGTGACGCCACGCGGGCCGTCGCAGAACCGGATGCCGGGGAGCCCGAGCCGCTCGACGGCGCCGCCCACGTAGGGCGTGTGGCCGTAGCCGCCGCGCAGCATCTCGACGAGCCCGGGCCAGAAGTCGAGGTCCCCCGACATCATCGCCAGTCGCTCGTCGGGTGACAGCTCGGCGAGGAGGGCGTCGACCTCGGCGTCGAGGTCGTCGCGGTGGGCGGCCGCCCGCGAGGCGAGCGCGCCGAAGCCGTCCTCGGCGCGGGCCGGCGGCGTGGGCGTCACGACCGGCACCGGAGGCTGACGGCGGGGGCGGCCCCGACCATGCGCTGCAGGATGGCAGTGAGGCCGGGCTGGGCCGAGCACGCCCAGGTCGGGTCGAGCACGCCGAAGGTCTCCTCGGCGCCGAGCTGCCGCGTGGAGCCGCGCGACTGGGTCCCGTTGAGGGGCCAGTAGCTCCAGCCGAACCGGTGCGCGGTCACGTAGGCGGCCAGGTTCGCGAACCACTCGCGGGAGTGGGTGCGGTTGTCGTCGCACTGCACCGCGGGGGTGTGGCAGGTCCCGAATTCGCCGACCCAGACCGGCGTCGCCCCCGGGCCGGTGGCGAGGGAGCCCCACCGTTGGTCGAGCACGGCGGCGAGGCGCCCGGCGTCGGCGTTGGCGTCCGGGGCGTGGTCCTCCTGGTAGTCGTGCGGGGAGTAGACGAGCTGGTGCTCGTGGCCTCGGGGGAGGACGACGGGCCC
This genomic interval carries:
- a CDS encoding glycoside hydrolase family 3 C-terminal domain-containing protein, which codes for MTPTPPARAEDGFGALASRAAAHRDDLDAEVDALLAELSPDERLAMMSGDLDFWPGLVEMLRGGYGHTPYVGGAVERLGLPGIRFCDGPRGVTLGRSTCFPVAMARGATWDPELEARVGAAIGAEARAQGANLIGSVCVNLLHHPAWGRAQETYGEDPGHVGAMGAAAVRGVQRHVVACVKHFALNNMENARFQVDVRASPRVLHEVYLRQFRRCVDEGAGSVMSAYNSVNGAWCGHNRPLLTEILKRRWGFDGFVITDWIFGIRDAEPAANAGVDVEMPFRMHFAAHLRDLVEAGRVPAERVDDAARRILRTLLRAAATTEVPTAGDLVAGPAHRALAREVARRAMVLLRNEPVDGTPTLPLRAEGLRQLAVVGPLADVGSIGDAGSSAVRPPDVVTPLAGLRAALGGAVVGDDGRDPARAARLAAAADAAVVVVGYTADDEGEYTDVAETPELVALFPPLAPDDPAAAALGDAITSPARAGRGGDRLRLTLHDHDEEVLRAVAAAQPRTIAVLVTGSAVVTERWRDEIPAIVVAWYPGMEGGHALADVLLGRVNPSGRLPCAFPVDEADLPPFDRDARHAEYGLWHGQQHLDRTGRRAAYPLGWGLTYTEFRYGAPHARLGDDAIELEVPLANVGARDGVEVVQCYAAAPQSAVERPPRWLVGFQAVALAAGATSTVRLDVPVDALAYWDEARDDFVVEATRYELVVGAHAAATGDSVRVELTEPSARR